ATCTTTTAAGAGTAGGATAGGGTGGGACAGAATTTTCATTAGTCTTATCTCAGCTTTTGTCTCTTTAGAAAGTTACCATATAAAGCCCATACAATTTGCATTCAACATAGATATTGGATTTTAACCATGGAATAAAATATCAGTTTCATGTTGCTGTTAATAAGGAGGTAGGCAAAAATTCTCTCTTAAGAGATTacataatgtaataaaaatgctTACTTTCTACCTGTTTCTTAGAAGGGTgatatcaatttaaaatatattacattcttaTATTCCTCCATAAAGAATATAATGTTATATGATGACAGAATTCTTTTGTTATTGTAAACTGAGGGCACGATTCAATACGAGTGGTAGAAATGCGTTGTTCATTTTTTCTGTGCTTCTCTGTCAGGCACCTATGACGTTGAGACACAAGCTATCCCAGGAAGCTTTACTGGGTTGCTTGTCTTAAGGCAGAAAACACCTGCTCTAATAGGGTATGTTTATGCTAAGATGTAAACCTCTGGGATCTCAACGCAGAATGATTTAAATGCTTTAGTAAAATCAAGTGAACACTGGGTCTGGCTGCAAATACTAATAGAATCACACATTTACATCGGTAAGGGATCATCTTCTTATAAGTTAGAATACTGATGAAGATCCTTGTCACTTGTGGTAGAATTTTACAATTTCAGTTTGCTCATCTTACTGTAAAAACTGATATGTCTTATTTTAAACAAGTCTACAGGGTATCTGTCATATAGAAGACCATAAGACTTTGTTAGAGAATATAATCTTGAAACGCTGAATAATTAGTTTCTATTAAATGAGGAATAATATCTCAAGTGACTTACACATGTTAAGTAATTCATAGTATtagtaataacaaaaataaccatAATTGCAAAATAATATTTCTGAGTCACTAACTATATGCCAGAGACATTTTAAGTGGTTTATTTGTATTAACTTTTTTCCACACAACACAATATGAAGTTAGTCGTATTATTGTAAAAGTAGGCATAGGTAATTCTATCCACTTGCTAGTCCATTTTTCCATCATCTGCTACCTGAATTCATACAAAATTTCCTCAATGGTCAGCTCTTTCTAGTTTGGCCCTTCCACAATTTAATCCATCGAACATCTtggaatcttttttaaaaaaatataatcttatcacatattttcttttcttaactcTTTTTAGTAGTCCCTaaatgtgcttaataaatatttcaactCTTGAGGAATATCTGGCTTTTATCTTGCCTATCAGCATCATCTGATTCTTACTCAGTATCTTCCTTGCAAACTAAACTTTGAGTCTTGAGAACTGTCCTGAACACTTtacctgcttttctttttgtgtttttttctcttcttcattcttttacCTATTCCTGCATATAGTTCAGCTCTCATCTAAATTATTAATATCAGTGACTCCAGGATACTCTCTATTATCTACACCGGATGCTTCCTTAGCATTGGTTTTTCTCTGGAGATAATAGTTTTTACACAGTTTTTATTACTTGCATATATTCTATCTTTCAAAATAGAATGTAAGGTGTGTTGGGATAGAAACTATGTCCCATACACTTACCTGTGGTGTGTGCTAATCTCtttataaatattctttgaatGAATGGCCAGTACCTTCTTATATGTTGCATAATCAAAGCTTTAATTTACCAACCCTATTTTCAAAGTCTCTTTAGTATCCCTCTTTATTGGTAATAATGATGAAATTCATAAACTTGTGATAGTATCAACATGTACGTCAGTTTCTAATTGGTATCTGCTTAACTCTTCCCACTTCCATCTTTCTTCCAGTGTAAGTCAAACACTTTGAATGAATATAGAACCATTCGTACTGAAACTTCAAAGCAGACAAAACAAACAGTAATAGTTTACCTTCGGTAGGGGTTTGGCAGGTTTGCAGTGGAGTCCTCCAACGAACTCAACATTTGGTAAGAGTGGGTGAGGAAATTGAAAATCCCAGTTGTTTCGAATAAGCCATATGTCAGCTTTTGCCATTGTCTCAGATAACGTAGTGGGTCTTCctgatggggggaaaaaaagaaaagatagatgaCACCAGATAATTAAACTAGGTAATTTTCTGAAAGAAGTTAGAATAATGTGGGCAAAAATGTAGGCAAAGTGTTTGTGccttgaaaaaaatatacatatattcatatataggcataatttaatttttatgtattatatattttacccaTGTGTATTTACAAGAAAGGCAAAGTGGTGAGAGAATCATGAGGGAAAACTGCATCCCTCATGTCACATCAGTATATTCACAATCACAAACAAGCCATAGAGAATTaatctccatttctttattttgtaaacCTTTGATAGTAGCAGATATACGTATAAACCACTCTTTGAGCTCGGTGATCAATTAATTCTACCATACCcataaaaacaattttctaaCAAATAGTCTAATTTCCCATTCATTAATCTAATCTTTTATCTTTGGTTCTTCAAGTTAACTGttgattattttgaaatgatGGCTGAAATCCTTGTACCTACTACTGCTTTTGAGTCATGCTAACCTCATAATAATATTAGTTTTTAGGTAAATATGTTTGCAAATTACACCTAGAAAATTTTGAGAACTTATTGAAACAGAAATTTGCATTCAACCTTAATTTggctcatatttttaaataaagagacaTAGTTTCATAAAAAAACTATACAGTTGTAACTTCATGTTCACACTTTGACAAGATGATTAGCCTTAAAATGAATGGTTTCCAATCCTTTAGTGAAGGAGAATAGAAACACTGGAAACTTCAAATAACATGCATTGGTTTTTGATTCTGAAATGGAGACATCATTTCTCTCAACTGTGGAGGAAACCTTCTAGTAACATGGGTACATATTGCAATTACTAAATAATGAGACTGAGatatacaaggaaaaaacaatttCTGCAATGTTATATAGATAGTTCTAGAAAAATGTGTAACTACTCAGTCTACCAGTATGCATTCAGCAAGATGTTTCTGAATAagtctgacttttttttaagatgaaaaaatgtataataaaacagATATGTGATTGCTTAAAGAAATCTTAGGTGCACTAGTATACAGGTTTATGACTTCCTGGAGTTTTCTGTATGAGTGATGGCCACAGAGTTTTAACTGATcctataatttacattttctataGTGCTTGTGAGTTTGGTAGATCATCTTATAATTTCATTTGATAAATTCATTACAAAAATACCCCACTACCCTGACTTTGTGGCTTTATACAAACTCAGCTTCAAAGGTACAAGAAAGTTAGATCTTCATGTTACCAATCGAAAAAGTTACTTACCTAGAACTTCACTGTAGAACTGATCCCACTTCTTCATGTCAAATATTTGGaaccaaaattcaaaataaagcaCATAGATCATATTTTTTACCCTCTCTATGAAAGTCATTTGGTCACTTAGTTCTGACATAACAACAGGCACATAGGAAGGAGGGAACAGAAGTCCTCCACTATGCTTTTCAATTGTGTAGCCAGGAGAGAAGCGGAGGCTGTAGACAAAGGGTATTTTAAGTAACTCGGCCAGCAGCTCACCAAAGGGGAAAAGAGCATCTGCAAGAACAACATCAAATCTTGACTCCTGTAGTTTCTTCATAAGTTTCTTATTTGAAACTATATCCTTACAGAACTTTCTAAGTATGTCATTAAATGTCCACATGATTTCTTGTACTTGTGAAAAATATGACCAAAATGTGTCTTTTGGAAGTTCTGCCCATCTCTTAACCAGCTGCTTGATAATATCCTCAAACTCAGTTTTAGTTAAAGATACAGGATAAACTTCAAATTTAAGAGTAGATGGGCTGTTGggatcaaaagaaatggaagctGAAGACGCCAATACAGTCACCTCATGACCTCTCTGGACAAGTTCATCCAGGATTGTCTTTATATTCATCCAGTGGCTGAATTCTGTGGGCCACACCAGCACCTTTCCACAACTCCCAGAGCTAAAGTAACAGCTCAGCTGTATCAGCAGAAGAGCTGAAGTCCATTTCATAGGCATCCTGACGCAATGCAATGCTTGTTTTCCAGTTGCTGCTCCTTTCTGTCATTTCTCATGGTGACATCCAGTATAAATCAGTCAAGAAGTTAAAATGTAACTTTTACACTTCAAAGTAAATACATTATATTAACAGTCTGAGCATGTGGATGACAAAGAGACAAATAAAAGGTAGATGACCTGTTTACACAAGTGAGTTTAATgctcttttggattttttttttttttttttgagagctcactgcaagctcctcctcccaggttcacaccactctcctgcctcagcctcctgagtagctgggactacagacaggcacctgccaccgcgcccagctaatttttttg
This genomic interval from Gorilla gorilla gorilla isolate KB3781 chromosome 3, NHGRI_mGorGor1-v2.1_pri, whole genome shotgun sequence contains the following:
- the UGT2B4 gene encoding UDP-glucuronosyltransferase 2B4, with product MPMKWTSALLLIQLSCYFSSGSCGKVLVWPTEFSHWMNIKTILDELVQRGHEVTVLASSASISFDPNSPSTLKFEVYPVSLTKTEFEDIIKQLVKRWAELPKDTFWSYFSQVQEIMWTFNDILRKFCKDIVSNKKLMKKLQESRFDVVLADALFPFGELLAELLKIPFVYSLRFSPGYTIEKHSGGLLFPPSYVPVVMSELSDQMTFIERVKNMIYVLYFEFWFQIFDMKKWDQFYSEVLGRPTTLSETMAKADIWLIRNNWDFQFPHPLLPNVEFVGGLHCKPAKPLPKEMEEFVQSSGENGVVVFSLGSMVSNTSEERANVIASALAKIPQKVLWRFDGNKPDTLGLNTRLYKWIPQNDLLGHPKTRAFITHGGANGIYEAIYHGIPMVGVPLFADQPDNIAHMKAKGAAVSLDFQTMSSTDLLNALKTVINDPLYKENAMKLSRIHHDQPVKPLDRAVFWIEFVMRHKGAKHLRVAAHDLTWFQYHSLDVIGFLLACVATVIFIITKCLFCVWKFARTAKKGKRD